A stretch of the Theileria equi strain WA chromosome 1, complete sequence genome encodes the following:
- a CDS encoding hypothetical protein (encoded by transcript BEWA_026280A): MKFLGKCQNSEELYETSREIVETVDGILQFLQPCFMDNADISVKCYEDCVYKNRDIEAENEMANLLLDMQNEANDAVTFLDNISITLDSVDAEKMNHTELPSILREKEKLTALESEKAALEVILQEQKLKIEELGREFDKVSQECQHNTIDWNVEDNMEDVEKRTLIYKTLINAASTIPFKILERTQSSVTYEFRFNGEPLFVNVRDDLTVSLNPQNSLISDYIEGKRNGIKTLEEIVALIQEAIALYELDDVNVY, encoded by the exons ATGAAATTTTTAGGAAAATGCCAAAATTCGGAGGAACTCTATGAGACATCCAGAGAAATTGTGGAAACTGTTGATGGCATATTACAATTTCTTCAGCCATGTTTTATGGATAACGCAGACATTTCTGTAAAG TGCTACGAGGACTGTGTTTACAAGAATAGAGATATAGAGGCCGAGAACGAAATGGCAAATTTGCTGCTTGACATGCAAAATGAGGCAAATGATGCAGTGACGTTTCTCGACAACATAAGTATAACTCTAGATTCTGTGGATGCAGAAAAGATGAATCACACAGAATTACCGAGCATACTACGAGAAAAAGAGAAGCTCACTGCTCTGGAGTCTGAAAAGGCCGCACTTGAAGTTATTCTTCAGGAGCAAAAGCTAAAGATAGAAGAACTCGGCAGAGAATTTGATAAAGTATCGCAAGAATGTCAACATAATACCATCGACTGGAATGTGGAAGATAATATGGAAGACGTTGAAAAGAG GACTTTAATATACAAGACACTCATAAACGCCGCCTCTACCATCCCATTCAAGATCTTGGAAAGGACGCAATCGTCTGTAACATACGAGTTTAGGTTCAATGGAGAGCCACTTTTTGTGAATGTCCGGGACGACCTGACAGTTTCCCtaaatccacaaaattCGCTAATATCCGACTATATCGAAGGTAAAAGAAATGGGATCAAGACTTTGGAGGAAATAGTAGCTCTGATACAAGAGGCTATAGCCCTTTATGAGTTGGATGATGTAAATGTTTACtag
- a CDS encoding hypothetical protein (encoded by transcript BEWA_026290A) — MDLSKGTFTSGYKHYCCRCIYHADNDDQRKISLSSGNIKVNGAKRAGYYKQSPTANTKLAAIRYYFDGIGPNPRNTNNPKKRRRIKIPELSFPTSDVEAVYAVHCSNNPVLIYVQPLGKWFKKPNNANDNGNEEWEKVLDEVPDPESITDCEEYNQLVKVLNDTGRCGLPLCPLPPNPASPGPEELTGSVDPAKGAQEAQRTVDHKSPDLKQLPISTYQSNATKGDGKGQGPGTIPPGGDGTATTTSSPPGTTTPKAAAARDAGPHGPGSPPWDVISGVLTGVGVVSGSLTGLGWWAFKRSKGDPWVRQI, encoded by the coding sequence ATGGATCTTAGCAAGGGTACATTCACGAGTGGTTATAAGCATTATTGTTGCCGTTGCATTTACCATGCTGATAATGATGATCAGCGGAAGatttctctttcttctGGGAATATCAAAGTTAACGGTGCAAAAAGGGCCGGTTACTACAAACAATCCCCGACTGCTAATACCAAGCTTGCCGCAATAAGGTACTATTTTGACGGTATAGGTCCTAATCCCAGGAATACTAATAATCCCAAGAaaagaagacgtataaagATTCCTGAGCTAAGTTTTCCAACCTCTGATGTAGAAGCTGTCTATGCAGTCCACTGTAGCAACAATCCAGTTCTCATATATGTTCAACCTCTGGGTAAGTGGTTTAAAAAGCCTAATAATGCTAATGACAATGGCAATGAAGAGTGGGAAAAAGTCTTGGATGAAGTTCCTGACCCAGAAAGCATCACAGATTGTGAAGAATATAATCAACTTGTGAAAGTGCTAAACGATACTGGTAGATGTGGCCTACCTCTTTGTCCACTACCTCCTAATCCTGCTTCTCCTGGACCTGAAGAACTTACTGGTAGTGTTGACCCTGCTAAAGGTGCTCAAGAAGCACAAAGGACTGTTGATCATAAATCTCCTGATCTTAAACAACTTCCTATCTCAACTTACCAATCTAATGCTACTAAAGGTGATGGTAAAGGACAAGGCCCTGGTACTATTCCACCCGGTGGAGATGGTACTGCTACTACTACTTCTTCTCCTCCTGGAACTACTACTCCTAAAGCTGCTGCTGCTAGAGATGCGGGCCCTCATGGTCCTGGCTCTCCTCCTTGGGATGTAATCTCTGGTGTCCTAACTGGAGTTGGTGTTGTAtctggttctcttactggacttggctggtgggcatttaaacgttctaaaggagatccttgggtcAGACAaatttag
- a CDS encoding hypothetical protein (encoded by transcript BEWA_026300A), with protein MSKDLQKGAMFMAGLTLLQSLRVALTGAKFALDRFKIPQQYASSFINMVHNPMELATFTGMAIVTSIALGTGDSSKGFFRGFAAFTNMALFLSFILLLIAFTSGGEQGDLTFYYWTIVLVSFVYGMNVAAVMNVGSDNAAFFNMGIPLSGIQVCVYYYVFTKLAEWCNWSNVSYWVIVWQLIIAILISAASAIMWAIAYKDGGKGGGGTCSCTEDNDNGTYLSPIFMGMVGMGGIYAFYPAIAPYKLTDVSTGYTIDLVVLFMSAVPGIAIAVVCLSTSGTDKGPDKSWEASKGNTGWHAAWILAIPHITAMVLCLYVLHYPGSGVARYIRSSGLKVGAITVTLKFCEEGLKAVSYAGAGAHGGTVSSFNAFTSQGLMIILAFTGDGYLKTYSKYEHDRSKWPTKDYGFFKSLGYWIGSGMKVACKSVKSSFTKNVRCKVLGKSEALLIVYEDEEF; from the coding sequence ATGTCAAAGGATCTTCAGAAaggcgccatgtttatggcaggtctgactctgttgcagtctctccgtgtggctttaactggagcgaagtttgcacttgatagatttaaaattcccCAGCAGTATgccagttcgttcattaacatggtccataatcctatggaactggcaacgtttactggaatGGCTATTGTGACTTCTATAGCACTAGGGACGGGTGATAGCTCCAAGGGTTTTTTCAGGGGCTTTGCTGCATTTACTAACATGGCACTGTTCCTTTCATTCATCTTACTCCTAATTGCATTTACTTCTGGAGGAGAACAGGGCGATCTCACattctactactggactatCGTCCTAGTCTCATTTGtctatggaatgaatgtgGCAGCTGTAATGAATGTAGGAAGTGATAACGCCGCATTTTTCAATATGGGAATTCCTCTATCTGGTATTCAAGTTTGCGTATACTACTATGTCTTTACTAAGCTTGCTGAGTGGTGTAACTGGTCAAATGTTAGTTACTGGGTTATAGTCTGGCAACTTATCATTGCAATATTGATTTCAGCAGCCTCTGCCATAATGTGGGCTATTGCCTATAAGGATGGTGGTAAAGGTGGTGGAGGTACTTGCAGTTGTACTGAAGATAACGATAACGGTACTTAtttatctccaattttCATGGGAATGGTTGGTATGGGCGGCATCTATGCCTTTTATCCTGCTATTGCTCCTTACAAGTTGACTGACGTTAGTACTGGTTATACTATTGACCTCGTTGTCTTGTTCATGAGTGCTGTTCCTGGTATTGCTATTGCAGTTGTATGTCTATCTACTTCTGGAACTGATAAAGGCCCTGATAAAAGCTGGGAAGCTAGTAAAGGTAATACTGGATGGCATGCTGCTTGGATTCTGGCAATTCCACACATTACTGCAATGGTCTTGTGTCTTTATGTACTTCATTATCCAGGTAGTGGAGTGGCACGTTACATTAGGAGCAGTGGTTTAAAGGTTGGAGCTATTACTGTGACcttaaagttttgtgaggAAGGACTTAAAGCGGTGTCATATGCAGGGGCTGGTGCACATGGAGGCACTgtttcctcttttaatgCGTTTACTTCacaaggtttaatgatcatATTGGCCTTTACCGGAGATGGTTATCTAAAGAcctattccaagtatgagcatgataggagtaaatggcctactaaGGATTATGGGTTCTTTAAGTCCTTAGGATACTGGATAGGGAGTGGAATGAAGGTGGCCTGCAAGAGTGTCAAGtcctcctttaccaagaatgtcAGATGCAAGgttttgggtaaatcagaggcCTTACTTATCgtctatgaagatgaggaattttaa